Within Lolium rigidum isolate FL_2022 chromosome 5, APGP_CSIRO_Lrig_0.1, whole genome shotgun sequence, the genomic segment GCGCACATGCTGATATAATTATATCTGTGATGAGCGCTATGGCCAGAAATGTTGGTTCATCTAGTCTGGTGATATTGAGGGGTGATTGTCATCGGTGGAACAACACAAAGGGTCTGTGGCTCTATTTCAGTGTTGTACCGGATGCTTTTCTTTGCACTGTCGCTGTTCTGCTGGGGTGTGGCATGCATCAATATGCTAACGTTATGGGACCACGGAGGGTCTGTGATCTTTGGGTTCACTATGTCGTTCGTCGGCGGACAAGGAACATTTCAAGGAGGGGGGCATATGCCAGGTTTGAATCGACACAACTTGCTCCGATTACCATGGGACCCCGGCGGCTCAGTGCATCCAGTGCATCGAAACAAAAGTTCTTGGCTCCGCCTACAGCAGCAACCATGGGAGTTCCTGCACTCACCTAAACTACAAGTGCTTCATGCCTTCACTTGTCGTGAAACTCCAGCGGCAAGGCTTCAGCTTGAGGACAAGCTTAGTTTCAAGGAGGGAGGGGTGTTAGGGACCCTTACCTGTACATGGGCTGCCACGGGATCCTCATCATAGGCCCAGCCCAACCGTCAACCACTAGCAAGGCCAGATGCTACATATAGGAGACAAAGGGCAAAGCTAAACTCATTCAGAAGGATCACGGCGGTAAAACAGTCTTCCCAGTCTCCTTCATCGATCTCTCATACCCTTTCCTCTGTAATCTGAATTGAGCGAAGCTTGTATCTCAAATCCATGTCGAATTGAGTGAATCCCTAGATGATACCTAACAGAGCCCTATTGGAGCCGTCTCCTAGCCCCACGCCGACGCGGCCAAGCTCTGGTGCTCCCCCTAGTGCTTACTGGCTGCTGGTACCTCCGTCGGCGACTCAACACAGAATATGTGGTAAGTATTTGATGTAATATGAAAAATCTGTGCTTGGCTTCAGCGTACAGATCACTATGCTTCATAGATTACTGCGGTTTTATTCGATCCATGGATTATCAGAACCTGTATATATAGGGCGATACATTATatctgtgttgactgccaaaacccaccggcgggcagcggccttgtcaacactgtagagccggggggagcctagagctgcggctggctgagacccctccgagcgacggcccgcaatgctcttctggtcacacgcggcgttgcgaagtgcaagggcgtgccacctgacctatacccggtcaggaaggtgatgagattgcctcgcttagtttcctgcagggcatacatgtaaacgttaaatacgagcctcgatcggctctcaggttatcNNNNNNNNNNNNNNNNNNNNNNNNNNNNNNNNNNNNNNNNNNNNNNNNNNNNNNNNNNNNNNNNNNNNNNNNNNNNNNNNNNNNNNNNNNNNNNNNNNNNgcccacctctgactcggtcaaattctggtgataacaatctgCGAAGTAGATTTTGCTGTTCTATTATTAGGAACCTAGTTGCATATCAGAACTTGTATGTACAGAGCACTGTAGTAAAATGTTCACTTTGTTATGCTAGAAATACTAAGTAGTGATAGGTAACACACTATGAAATTGTTTCTCAAGTTATTACTTGTACCAGATGATGCACAATGCAAATGTGTCCTGATTTTGAGCTACAAAACAATCTGTACCATATTGTTAATCACTTTCGCTTGCCATCCTCTTTACAAGAGTTACATATGAACCATGAGTAAGGGGCACTCGCCATTTGAACATCTTCACTTGCAATCAGTAGTTCCATATACACCTTTTTTTTGGTAAATGGTAAATTTTCAGAAACACATCTATATGGTAGGCAGTATAATTTCTTTAGCCCAGTATGAGTGTGGTTGGATTTTGCTATATGAAGGCTCATGGGTCCTGCAATTTGTAGGTCTGCTAGGAAATCTTTTATTTCTTCCACTGGTAGCTGACTACATTATTTGTATGTATCAAATATTTCGGCTGAGAGCAGTAATGCTGCAGTGGTATTTTGGCtcatatcttctgctacaggAGATCCAGTCGACAAGATGATGCCGATGCAGCCAGAGATGAAGCTAACACCACAGATGCTAATGAAGCAAACACCATGTATCCAGCTTACTTGTACGTTCTGGATGAATTTTTTGCCGAGGATGACATCTTAGAATCTGTTGCTGAGGAGATCATGGTTAATTTGTAGTCAGGCCTTGAAGCTTTTCAAGCAGGAGCTTCTGGCAGCAGGGGCACTCCAAGGAGGTACGTGAACCGGCCTCCTGAAGAAATCCACCAACAGTAGTACATGATTATTTCATCGAGAAGCACACTAGGTGACTGGTAGCCATTTTCCACCGCAAGGGTAGACACCTGTAATCGTGATGGGCCCATGCTTGTTCTTCTCAGCTTGTTGTTTACAAATTACATTTAGATCAATTGTCAAGGTGTGTTGGTCTGTACATAATAAATCAACATTACGAGGTCTTCACCTGTTGTGTTTCAGTTGACAATGACAGCATGCCAAGAATTATATATTTGGCTTCCATGACTGAGACTTACATTCTATATTGAACAATCATTTTGTGATGTGATTTGAGAGCTGAAAATTATATTTGGGCTATGAGatttatatttcttccattgttaGCTGATTGCATCTTGACTATGTGCTTGAAGTGTGGCATGTGCCACAAATAGGCCACAATGTTGatgatagtattgatcaagaatcACAATTAAATAAATGGGTTTAGATACAATGCACTGTGCTATCTAAAAAGCATTAATTACACTAAGATATGGGTTAAGATGCGATGCATTATGACTGCCTTTATGTTAGTAAATATAAATGTAGTGGCCTAACTTAATCGCTACTAATTTTGCAATGGCACGTCTTTTTTTGGAAGTGTCACATATGTTTTCGAGCTTAGCACCatacatggaagagagagattCCCCTTAAAAGGAGAGGGAGAGATTTGCTAAAAATAGAGAAATGATAGGggaaagagagagaggaggagcacATTCCCCTCCGGTTCTCTCTCCTCACTTGTTCTTACGCTCAGCATAGTTTTTTTGGCAGGTaggagaaaggagaaacaagAGAGAGAAAATAGTCATTAGTTCGTCAATGGAGGAAAGGAGCAGTAGCTCCATTTTCCTTCTCCCACCGCATGTCCTGAGAAAAGAAGGTCCTTTGTCTATCCTGGTATGATGATCTCTCATTGTTCCCTCTTTTATTTTAGTAAGAGCACGTTCGTTGATCTTTTCTCTTTCCATTTGATGTGATTGATTGCTTAGCCAGAATTTTGGTCTTGATGGCTTAGCATTGCGATGTATTCCAATTGCATATGACATTCAAGTGTCTGTTGGTCCTTTAAAATCTTGCGATTTTGATGGATTATAAAGCTTTGGTTGATCCTGGCTAAGGAATCTGCATTGTTTTTTCATTGGTCTCCTTTAGGAAGGCGATGATTATTTGGTCATAAATTTACCATTTTCCTTGTTACTGGTCAGGTATCTAACATAAACCTCCAAAATGTCACTGCTTTTGATGTTCGGAACGAAACTGTTGTTTCTATAAAAAAAACTTGAGACCCATTGCGCCATTTGATTTACTTGAGCACGCATTATCTAAATAACATTTTATACCGGTTTCCCACGAAAAATGCTTAATGACATGTTCAATACTAATatctttatttgtgtatgatagAATTTGAAATATGGGATATGTCGGTGTTTAGGGGTTAGCTGCAGCCCGCATGTGTTCAGGATCTGAATTCCCTCTGCATTAATTTCAGCTTTCGCCGGAACAATGGCAGAGCACAGGCGGTTCGACAGGCGGAGTCCAGGCTGCCTTGAGGGCCTGTTCAATTTCCTTGCCCTCAACCAAAAATTGCAAATGCCAAAAACGATCGCATATCGAAAGCATGGAGAAATAAATGACAATGCACTTAGTAAGGTTCTACATGCTTCCAACAACAAGTTTTCACTTTTCCAAAGCTTTAGTGTAGCTACATCATCGCTTAAGTTAGAGTCCGTGTTCTTCATACGTTTCCTTGTATTGGATATGATATTGGTATAAATTTTGCATTGAAGTTGGTCACAGAAAGGCTTGACCGCATTATACACCACTTTATTTGGTTATATAAAATTTTAATATGTCTGCTGTTTTCTTTTTCATCTGACGCAGGAGTAAAAGTTCCGAAGCCCAAAAGGGACACAGATAAAGAAGAGACTGTTCTGGTATGTGATTAATTTTAACATTGTATGTGTTGTACTGGTAATGGCTTCATATGTCTCTATATATAATGAGTGATCCCATGACATCTTGATATATAGCACAAGAGAAAGCTACAAAGATGACTAAAATTTGGTCTAAATTTTAGTGTTCTTGGTCTCTACTATCTAGGAAACTAAAATTTCCACCTTGTTTTCCAACTCACTGTTCCTTAAGGTCAAGCCACAATGTTGAGATTTATATCAAGTTCAGCCTGCTTTTAACATATCTTGACATCCCGTATTAATCGGTAAATATGATCCTATTTTATGAACTCCTCGCTAACTGTGATTCTTATTCTCAGAAGGAGACTAAGCCCAAGATGTTTATGTGGAAGACACTCTTGTTCAAGAAGAAAACACATAAGAAAGATCAAAAGAAGAATGACTCGCATTCCAACTCGCATGCCAACTTGCCATCACCATCACCTTTGACGCGCTCCAGCTCACCATCATCATCGCGTTTGACACGCTCCAGCTCAATCCATCATTCAAAATGCTTTGATTACGTGGTTCCTGATGATTTGGCTTCCGAGTATCAGAGAATGAATGAACTGAGTTCCAACGAGGCAGGCTCTAGTCATGGTGCACAACAGTCATCACATGAGAGCCCTCGAGGTCCTGTTTTTCAGGAGTCGTGCAAGACTCGTGGTAGCATAAATGGCAAGCATATATTGGATGCAGAATCACCATGCCAGACTCTACCGGAGAAAGTTCCTAGTGAAAATGAGGTCTCCTCTAAGCAGAAAAATCTTGATGATTCAACACATCAGTCGAAGGAGTTCTTGGATTTCCTTGAATTGTTCAATGCACACAGAGAACTATTTCTGAAGATTCTTCATGATCCTTCATTGCTAGTACCACCTGAACAGCAAGATCAAGAAGCTTCCTCAAGCCATGGGGTACCGATGAGTAAATTAGAATCATTCCCAAGACCAGGAGGATCATCAGGGAAGCGCAACCCAATATTTGATCGGAGTGATAGTGAGAAAAGTAGAAGGGCAGAAATTCAGAGGTCACCGTCAAGGCCTAAAGGTGACCTAGAAGGCGTAAAAGTCATCAGTGCAAGGATGCCTAGTGGCGTTGAGGCCTCAACGGTTTCTCTTGTAGAATCAAGAAGCCTAAAGAAAAATGGAACCACTTCCAATCGATTTAAAGCTATAAGTAAGAAGATCAAAGATGTCGTAAAGGATAACCGGAGAGAGCTTGCTAGGATTACAAAGGATGGAGTTTTTCATAAAATGCCCTATGGCCAAAAGATGGTTGAATTAACCAAGACCGCCTCCACGAAGAAATTTGTCCAGGAGGAGAAACAAATACGAAGATCATACTCTATTGCAGAATCAGTAGACAAGTACTCAACACTCTATGATTCGATATCGAGGGAATCAAAATCTTTTCAAGAAAGACCAAGTACTAGTACTGCACTGGAAGATGGTGCAAGCTTACATGTTAAGAAGTCACCGATGCACATGAAAAGAATAATTTCTCTTCCAGAAATGCAGTTATATTCACCTCATAGAAATGCTCTTATTGAAGTTCCAGATTCTTGTACTATGCCCAAGACTTGCAATATAGAACCTGCTCACTCTTCTTCAAGCAAAAATGGTTCTACTAATATCTACACAGAAGGAAATTATTACCCTGACGACATTTATAGTGAGCAATATGATGGAGGTATTGATGAAAAGAAAAACCTTATCTTTAAAGGGAACTTCATATTAATAAATATTTATTATCATTTTGTGGTGATTTCTGCAGAAAGTGCTTACCTTGGCTCCCTAGAAGAGGATTTACGCAGCATTCTTCGAACTCCCAGTTTATCTTCATTTGCTCAGTCTTTCTCCCATCGACGTATCAACAGTTTGCCTTCTTTTGACCGCTCTTTTTTGCAAGATCACAACTATAGTTTTACCGAGCATTCTGTAGCAGGTGAAGTATAATGAAACTTCAACTTTTCTATACAATGCAACAAACAAGTGGCAAAAATTTCTTAGTATATGTTTCCCATTTAAACATGAATTAGCTACACATCAAGCTATAGAGTTGAAATTATAGAGCTTCAGTCGTTTCTTCTAAATGATAACTTATTTTTTAGTACCACTTCTGTTACGTAAATAGTACATTCTGGCCTAGTTTATTTTCCATGTCATGCCAAAAATCATAGGTTGCTCACATTTTTATAATAATACTATCAATACTACTCCTGGATACCATACATTGTTCATTTTTAGTAAGATCGTGACACTTCTGTTCTTGACACATTCAGATTCAGAGCCGACATTTGAACACATGCAACTTGAGGATGATGAGTGGTTGGTCAAGCCATCACAGCTTTCAGGAGAATGTGCTGCCGATTCCGGGGATGAGGAGTGGCTAATTAGACCACTGCAGCCCTCAAGCATCAATGTTACAGATCATGAGGATGAAGAGTGGGTGATCGAGACACCACATCTGCTAGGTGCAAATGCTGTCGAGGATGAAGAGTGGTTGGTCAAGCCAGCGCAACCCTTGAATGCTGATGGTTTGAATTCAGAGCTCCGCTTTTTACAGGAAAATGATACAAGGTCCTTGCGTATTTACGTCAATGACAAGAATGAGGCTGATTTCCAGTACGTGAAGGACATCCTCAAGAAATCCGGGTTTAGCTGTGGCGACGCTGATTGGTATGCAACCAACCAGCCAGTCAGTCCAGTCATCTTCGAGGAGGCAGAATGCTCATCTCACGATCTTGATATGGCCAGCGACGAGCCTCACAGCATCGCAAGGCGTATGCTCCTGTTCGATATCATCAACGAAGTACTGATGCACATCTACGACTCTTCCCTGGTCAATGGCCCGTGGCATTCGCGCTTTGATCCACGAACCAGGCCGATACCCATGGGGTCCCACGTCCTAGAGGAGGTGTGGGCAAATGTTAGCTGCTACCTAAGCCTGCAGTGGAAGCCGAATCACACAGTGGATGATGTTGTGGCGTATGATATCATGCGGAAGGATAACTGGATGAATCTGTTGTACGACGTGGAGTGTGTCGCGCTAGACCTGGAGGATCTGATGCTGGAGGACCTTCTGGATGATGTTGTACTTCAGATAGTGTTAATATCTATCGACGAATGATAATTGAGAGTTAATTTTCCCTGAACGGGTAGCAGTGCATAGATGTTTGTAGACATAGAAAGCAGAATATCCAGGAAGTAGATAGATAGATGTCTGAACAGATCGTTTGAAATACATATCTTCATTCTGTGTTTGATCTATGCTCTGTATGCATTCTAAATTATGGTTCTTGGTGTACCTCACAGTGTATTGTTTTTCTTTTGGTCTGTATTCTAACTTGAAaaagaacaacaacaaaaattgcaATATATTTATGTTTAGATATATTCAAttcagcgacaactaatatgaaacAGAGAGAGTATATGTTATTTACCTTTCATACAAAAATTGTTAGTTCTACAGGATTTTTATTCTTACTCAAAAGGTCCAATTGCATATTGATGTTGTCCCTTTTGAGATATTTGTACGTTCTAAAAGGCACTTCTAATTGATCCGTAAAATTTCGTTtccatggatttttttttgtttttctgaaaaTGCGCGGAGTAAATCTTTTCTTATTTTCTATGAAACCAGTTAACAGTTAAGTGCTCATGCTATATTTTATCCTCTAATTTGAACGAAAACGAATAGTATTTTTGATACTTCCTGTTTTTAATGGGCCACTTTGTTTAACAATATTGAATACAATTAAAATGTCAGCAATTAAAACAGCAAGCCCGTCTAGCTCAGTTGGTAGAGCGCAAGGCTCTTAACCTTGTGGTCGTGGGttcgagccccacggtgggcgactGTTCTTTTTGAAATTCGACCACTTGTTTTAAAATTTTGCGTGCATGATTCCAAAATAACAACATTGCATGATTCACTTCTTCCATGGCAGACTCAAATGGGCTAGTATTTGTTTTCAGAATTTGAAATTTTGTGTGCATGATTCCAGAATAACAAGCATCCTTGGCAGACTCACTTGTTTTAAAATTCGACCACTTGTTTTAAAATTTTGCGTGCATGATTCCAAAATAACAACATTGCATGATTCACTTCTTCCATGGCAGACTCAAATGGGCTAGTATTTGTTTTCAGAATTTGAAATTTTGTGTGCATGATTCCAGAATAACAAGCATCCTTGGCAGACTCAGTCCAGTTTCCAAAAATTGTTTTGCATTTGTAATGGGTGGATGATTTAGTTCAACTTTCACTCTTGCTGTTTTAAAATTTCGCGCCATGCATGATTCACTGCTTCCTTGGCAGACTCAATCCAGTTTCCAATTTTTTTTGCAATTGTAGTTGGTGGATGATTTACTTCCACTCTTGTTGTTTTCAGTTTTGCATGTGCGTTCTGATTCACTACGTATTGGCAGACTCAATTCAATTTCCGAAATTGTTTTGAATTTATATTTGGAGGATGATTCAATTCAACTTCCACTCTTGTTGTTTGCGTTCTAAATTCTAAAAGGATtaaattattttttgaaattaaagtaAGTGAAGTAACCTAACTTCAGAAAATTATCCAGACTCTTGAATTCGTTTGCAGCTGTACACCATACCACTCTAAGGCAACCTTTGAATAGAAAGCGACACTATTTCAGTTTGGTATGTGAAGATGATACCTTCACTAATGATTATTAGTATATTGCTAAAGCAAGGAACTATTTCTTCAGATTAATCTATGTTTGATTTACATTGATATGGGGCCTAAGTTCTTCATCACAAAAGTTTAAACAAATTCAGGCTCTTGCTTTCGTTCCTTCTCTATGTCTTATCAGGAAAAATACACTAAGATCTAGACAAAAACTTGTCAAAAACATTTATTGATTTATTTCTCCTTAAAATAGGTTTTcatcccgctttataaataaagccataAACAACGGTCGAACCGATATAAGGTGATGAGAGAACCCTCTTACACAGTAGATCAAAGATAAAACAAAAAGTTATAAAAACACCCAAAACTTGCCAGCGGTGACACCGAAGTGAGTCCGCGGGAATAGAGCTCCCGAAGTTCATCGGCGACACCGACACCAGCTGGGCAGTGACCTTTTATCTGAAATTtgtaaacaccaaattcgtttgcttacattcatcatacactaatttttcacttttagtCTCTCTCATTCAGTACATACAATGTTGAGTTCTATTATtttttgtcaacatttgcattattGTGAACAATGCTCTACACACAATCCAATTCTTTCATTTACATTCAAGATTAGACATCAGTATGTTTGTCTGTCTCATACATTCATGCAGTTAATATCACTGTCGAGGTTTATTGCTATTCAATTATTCATATGCAGAATGAAACTGATGAGCATTCAGTGAGCAAGAGGATTACAACTGCACCTAATGAGACATCTGCATAGACTGCTGCCAAGTTACTTTCAGCCCCACCATCTAGATACGTCTGTAAGCGCAAGACCAAGCACCAACCGGATGataactgtaacatcccaaatttttaaacaaagagaaaatgaattttttttttccaaaaatgagaaccaacagaaacttttcttacatagagtgctcatacctaatacttgtgttatgccatgatgagtgttattatgcttatgtgctaaaccctaaaaccctaaagtgatcaagtgaagatcaccaacccaattgaaataaaacagaaagaaatcaaataagaaaaaccctaaaccctaacctcctcAAATCCAAGTGGATCaattttgagaaacctaaaaataaaagagaaagagatatgtgggcatatagccctaataggtaaattttGAACTCTACCTTTCCTACTTTGCTAAATACTGGTGAACCATTAcaaaacttattaaaccctaaacctcatctctCTACTCACCAATCtttgagaaacaaaacaaaaggaaATGATCTTAATCAAgaaaaaaaggcatatgcaagcctatggctactttttgcaaatcaTGAGATTTGCTTTGTAaaccttgagtagatgaattgaaatacctcaacccactcaaccaagtacttaccaaccaattcaagtgagaaacaaaataaaatcaaacatatgcatagaggcatatgtggcacttagccaaaatattaaatcttgacctaggccctcccattgcctcaaaatggtttgacccTTTTACCCAacccaatctaacaccaaataaacctcattcttgtcaaatgaagcaaagagaaataaaagaataaaagttagaaaatcacaagaccctcacatatggtttatgccatttttataaatcttgaccctagaccattttggccttcaccattagttgtattacattactaaacacttattacaacttttggaagcaaagaaacacaaatcaaatcaaattcaaactcaaattgtgatcacatgggataatggtcaaatctgccatctatattctggtcactactttgagcccctgcaattcaatattttcaaactaaaatttctcaactctttgcatgtcatccaagaggacatctaggtgaacaacttttgtaaagacaaccatgccaaattcactttggatcaaaatctatgctcatgcaaagttaggactttttaatattaggaacaatctcacacttggcatttttgcaaatctttgaaattGAAAATggcaccaccacctctcatcctCTCTGATCTTTTGCAACTCAACTAAACCCACCATTTTCCAATTTTGTAACCATGTGCACTTAaccaaatttggacaaaatttgTGAAATACAAATAgggaactatttgacactatttcaaatagtgtcctACACCCAACCCTAAGTCCCTAAACCCCTCTACCCTCTACCCtatccccttgtcccctctctgcCTCACCACCCACAGAAACCCTAAGGAGACAAGCCTAGcatgcatggacatggccatgccggccatgtcaccaccATGCCATGCTCCCCCCTCTTCTCCTTCACCCCAGCCCTGGCCCTGGCCTCCACGAGCACCACCTCACTCCTCTACAACACCTAGCACCGGCCACGTCGACGGAGACGCCGTAAACTCGCCGGAAAACGCGCGCCCAAAACCTCActggatgccgctcgcgtcgcacgtGGACATGTCGTGGGcgtcactggccacgcgccgccccGCCAGCACACGCTTGCCCTGGCCCCCCTCGCTGCACCTTGAGCATCACCGCCACAGCGCcaacccgccagacacgcgcccgtGCCCTCGCGCCGCCTGTCGCCGACGACCAGCTCGCTGTTTTCCTGCACCAGTGCCGCCAGACCTCGACGTCGCCCGTGCCCACCTGGCCGTCCCCCACCTAGCCAGCACGCGCTCTAGCTTCGCCTCGACCTCACCTACCTAGCCCTTCCCTCGCCAACCCCTCTccatcgccggaatcgccgcgaccTGGTCGAGTTCGTCGCAGACCTCCGGCCACTTCGAGCGCCTATAAAAGGGGAGCCCCTCCTCCTCATCTGAGCACGCCAATCAACTTCCCTCCCTCCTCTgagcctcgtcgccctctctccacGCGACATTGCGCAGCACCGCCGTCCAATTGCCACCTCGCCGCCCGTGAGCCGCCGCAGATCAATCCGACGCTACCGTCCACCCCCGGAGCTCCAGCGACCACCGTTGAGCTCGCCGTCATCGACAATGTCGACTTGcatcaacgccgccgctcgccggagcccaggatcgccctccgaccccctactgccgccgcgccggtgagcttctctcgtcgtcgacgacgacgaacgAGCGCCGTCGAT encodes:
- the LOC124654141 gene encoding uncharacterized protein LOC124654141 yields the protein MFMWKTLLFKKKTHKKDQKKNDSHSNSHANLPSPSPLTRSSSPSSSRLTRSSSIHHSKCFDYVVPDDLASEYQRMNELSSNEAGSSHGAQQSSHESPRGPVFQESCKTRGSINGKHILDAESPCQTLPEKVPSENEVSSKQKNLDDSTHQSKEFLDFLELFNAHRELFLKILHDPSLLVPPEQQDQEASSSHGVPMSKLESFPRPGGSSGKRNPIFDRSDSEKSRRAEIQRSPSRPKGDLEGVKVISARMPSGVEASTVSLVESRSLKKNGTTSNRFKAISKKIKDVVKDNRRELARITKDGVFHKMPYGQKMVELTKTASTKKFVQEEKQIRRSYSIAESVDKYSTLYDSISRESKSFQERPSTSTALEDGASLHVKKSPMHMKRIISLPEMQLYSPHRNALIEVPDSCTMPKTCNIEPAHSSSSKNGSTNIYTEGNYYPDDIYSEQYDGESAYLGSLEEDLRSILRTPSLSSFAQSFSHRRINSLPSFDRSFLQDHNYSFTEHSVADSEPTFEHMQLEDDEWLVKPSQLSGECAADSGDEEWLIRPLQPSSINVTDHEDEEWVIETPHLLGANAVEDEEWLVKPAQPLNADGLNSELRFLQENDTRSLRIYVNDKNEADFQYVKDILKKSGFSCGDADWYATNQPVSPVIFEEAECSSHDLDMASDEPHSIARRMLLFDIINEVLMHIYDSSLVNGPWHSRFDPRTRPIPMGSHVLEEVWANVSCYLSLQWKPNHTVDDVVAYDIMRKDNWMNLLYDVECVALDLEDLMLEDLLDDVVLQIVLISIDE